Proteins co-encoded in one Desulfitobacterium hafniense DCB-2 genomic window:
- a CDS encoding non-ribosomal peptide synthetase, translating to MEDKNPRTAAMEFVGQKVRDLLAAEQIAADSNLIEEGLSSLMIMQIAGGLRKYKLRISFAALIEKPTLRDWAELINKAKLKEAGQVPEGAVERVVEEAVEEAAGEAAAAERAVERTAGEPGGQFPLTDVQYAYWVGRNDDQPLGGVGCHAYLEFHGQSIDPLRLKLAWNALQRHHPMLRAKFFPNGRQAIMPSPYSEEIEVFELGGLAPDELQEELLSLRSARSHRKLKVEEGEVAGLALALLPDGTGRLFLDVDLLVADVLSLSLIIRDLAEAYLGKRLGEPPEYTFQDYIRGREGEAENQEREEDKRFWEGKLQAMDWEGLRMPLQTKPELISKTRFSRRQAIVGREDWQRIRQTAARYQSTPSMILLTAYALVLERWCSQGSFFINIPLFNRDLEDGRISAMVADFTNLLLVEFMKKPQETFLMTMERVKSTFLENVSHSGYSGVRVQRDHFGKMGGTGFVAPVVFACNIDYPLETPLSRRAFGGVGYMVSQTPQVWLDFQTYVRDEELMLCWDAVDELFPEGLVDDMFGALQDLIQGLAQHDDWNQGFDVLPPRQKAQRAGELADLLPLSPPPKTLLSGFLSHVRQNPDSIALIDGRTQGSITYGELYRRALAVAGLLVRKGVQPGDYMGILLPRGCGQIYAILGILMAGGVYVPIGISQPEGRRQKLYRQIGLKGIITHGETIPSGHPDHEGILVVELEEGMGKGGLEEGMGKGGPGVGTDKGGLEKPVMASPQDSAYVIMTSGSTGSPKGVEISHEGAVNTIEDINGKFGISARDSVLMVSAIDFDLSVYDLFGMLSEGGRVIVLDEENYKDPDVWLRLMQHYSLLVWNSVPVLFDMLVTMAERREAPLDLRLVMLSGDWIGLDLPRRFYELNRNATVVALGGATEASIWSNYQVVPERLPSDWITIPYGQPLKNQIYKVMDKWARVCPNYVAGELWIGGAGVAKGYKGDEELTGQKFKTDTIRWYKTGDSGRMWEDGTIELLGRLDNQIKIKGYRIETGEVESALMKLPGVANAVVCLSEENEDKVLAAYLVAKEKVKAEEKRYAEVEGVKEALAACLPHYMIPAVYVWAGELPLTVNGKPDKRQISELLKNRWQKTSFSPPEGALEGQIAKVWQEVLHKKELSRHDNFFKLGGDSLKAVEIVTKAGAVLKLPLTLSIQTLFRCPTLREFALEIAKLGSGYEEEII from the coding sequence ATGGAAGATAAGAATCCGAGAACAGCAGCCATGGAGTTTGTGGGCCAAAAGGTCCGGGACCTGTTAGCTGCGGAGCAGATCGCCGCCGACAGCAACCTCATTGAAGAGGGGCTCAGCTCCCTCATGATCATGCAGATTGCCGGCGGCCTCCGCAAATACAAGCTCAGGATTTCCTTTGCCGCTTTAATTGAAAAGCCTACCCTGAGGGACTGGGCTGAACTCATCAACAAGGCAAAGCTCAAGGAAGCCGGGCAGGTCCCGGAAGGGGCGGTGGAACGGGTAGTGGAAGAGGCGGTGGAAGAGGCAGCGGGGGAGGCAGCGGCAGCGGAACGGGCAGTGGAACGGACAGCGGGGGAGCCCGGGGGCCAATTCCCCCTTACGGATGTGCAATATGCCTACTGGGTGGGCAGAAATGATGACCAGCCTTTAGGCGGGGTAGGATGCCATGCTTATCTGGAATTTCATGGACAGTCTATCGATCCCCTCAGGCTGAAGCTGGCCTGGAATGCGCTGCAGAGACATCATCCCATGCTGAGGGCGAAATTCTTCCCCAATGGCCGGCAGGCCATTATGCCTTCCCCCTACAGTGAGGAGATTGAGGTGTTTGAGCTGGGAGGATTGGCCCCAGATGAGCTGCAAGAGGAGCTTTTATCCCTAAGGTCCGCCCGGTCTCACCGCAAACTCAAGGTGGAAGAAGGTGAGGTGGCCGGCCTTGCTCTGGCTCTTCTTCCGGACGGTACCGGCCGGCTTTTCCTCGATGTTGACCTGCTGGTCGCCGATGTTTTAAGCCTCAGCCTGATCATCCGGGATCTGGCGGAAGCTTATCTGGGGAAGAGGCTTGGTGAACCGCCGGAATATACCTTTCAGGATTATATCCGCGGCAGAGAAGGGGAAGCGGAAAACCAGGAGCGGGAGGAAGATAAACGGTTTTGGGAAGGGAAGCTGCAGGCCATGGACTGGGAAGGGCTGCGGATGCCCCTGCAAACCAAGCCTGAGTTGATCAGCAAAACCAGGTTCAGCAGAAGGCAGGCCATCGTAGGCCGGGAGGATTGGCAGAGAATCAGGCAAACCGCGGCCCGCTACCAATCCACCCCCTCCATGATCCTGCTGACGGCTTATGCTCTCGTCCTGGAAAGATGGTGCAGCCAGGGGAGTTTTTTCATCAATATTCCCTTATTCAACCGGGATCTGGAGGACGGGAGGATCAGCGCCATGGTCGCGGATTTTACCAATCTCCTGCTGGTTGAATTTATGAAGAAACCCCAGGAAACCTTTCTCATGACCATGGAACGGGTAAAAAGCACATTTTTGGAGAATGTCTCCCACAGCGGTTATTCCGGTGTGCGTGTGCAAAGAGATCACTTTGGCAAGATGGGGGGGACGGGTTTTGTGGCACCGGTTGTGTTCGCCTGCAACATCGACTACCCCCTGGAGACCCCCCTATCGCGCCGGGCCTTTGGCGGGGTGGGCTATATGGTGTCCCAGACACCTCAGGTGTGGCTTGATTTTCAAACTTATGTCCGTGATGAAGAGCTGATGCTCTGCTGGGATGCCGTGGACGAATTATTCCCCGAGGGTTTAGTGGATGATATGTTCGGCGCCCTGCAGGACCTGATCCAGGGGCTGGCTCAACATGATGACTGGAATCAGGGGTTCGATGTTCTGCCGCCCAGACAAAAAGCACAACGGGCCGGGGAACTGGCAGATCTCCTTCCCTTAAGCCCTCCCCCTAAGACACTGCTGAGCGGCTTTCTGAGTCATGTCCGCCAAAACCCTGACAGCATCGCCCTCATTGACGGCCGGACCCAGGGGTCAATCACTTACGGGGAATTATACCGCAGAGCATTGGCCGTGGCTGGATTATTGGTTCGGAAAGGAGTCCAACCCGGCGACTATATGGGCATTTTATTGCCAAGAGGATGCGGGCAGATCTATGCCATATTGGGTATTCTCATGGCCGGCGGGGTTTATGTGCCCATCGGCATCAGCCAGCCGGAGGGGCGCCGGCAGAAACTATACAGGCAGATAGGGTTAAAAGGGATTATAACCCATGGGGAAACCATCCCCAGCGGGCATCCGGATCATGAGGGTATCCTGGTGGTGGAGCTGGAAGAGGGGATGGGCAAGGGAGGTCTGGAGGAGGGGATGGGCAAAGGAGGCCCGGGAGTGGGGACGGACAAAGGAGGTCTGGAAAAGCCGGTCATGGCTTCCCCACAGGACAGCGCGTATGTCATTATGACCTCCGGAAGTACCGGGAGCCCCAAAGGAGTGGAGATCAGCCATGAGGGAGCGGTGAATACCATTGAGGATATCAATGGCAAATTCGGGATATCAGCCAGGGATTCGGTCCTGATGGTTTCCGCCATTGATTTTGATCTTTCGGTGTACGATCTCTTTGGCATGCTCTCGGAGGGGGGCAGGGTCATTGTCCTGGACGAAGAGAACTATAAAGATCCTGATGTCTGGCTGAGGCTTATGCAACACTATTCCCTATTGGTTTGGAATTCGGTTCCGGTCCTTTTTGATATGTTGGTGACCATGGCGGAGCGGCGGGAGGCGCCCCTTGACTTAAGGCTGGTCATGCTTTCCGGCGATTGGATAGGGCTTGATCTGCCCCGGCGATTCTATGAGCTGAACAGAAACGCCACGGTGGTGGCCCTGGGAGGGGCGACGGAAGCCTCCATATGGTCCAATTATCAGGTTGTGCCGGAGAGGCTTCCCTCAGACTGGATCACTATTCCTTATGGTCAACCCTTAAAAAACCAAATCTACAAGGTCATGGACAAGTGGGCAAGGGTCTGCCCCAATTATGTGGCCGGAGAGCTCTGGATAGGGGGAGCCGGTGTGGCCAAAGGCTATAAGGGTGACGAGGAACTGACCGGGCAGAAATTTAAAACGGACACCATCCGCTGGTACAAAACCGGTGATTCAGGAAGAATGTGGGAAGACGGCACCATTGAATTATTGGGCAGGCTGGACAATCAAATCAAAATCAAGGGTTACCGCATTGAGACCGGAGAAGTGGAAAGTGCCTTGATGAAGCTGCCCGGTGTGGCGAATGCCGTAGTATGCCTGAGCGAAGAAAATGAGGATAAGGTGCTGGCGGCCTATCTGGTGGCCAAGGAAAAGGTCAAGGCAGAGGAAAAAAGGTATGCGGAGGTGGAGGGGGTAAAAGAGGCTCTGGCGGCCTGCCTTCCCCACTATATGATCCCGGCGGTCTATGTTTGGGCCGGGGAGCTGCCGTTAACGGTCAATGGAAAACCTGATAAGCGGCAAATCAGTGAGCTGTTAAAGAACCGTTGGCAGAAGACGTCTTTCTCGCCGCCGGAGGGGGCGCTGGAAGGGCAGATAGCCAAAGTGTGGCAGGAGGTGCTGCATAAAAAAGAGCTATCCCGCCATGATAATTTCTTTAAATTAGGCGGGGATAGTCTGAAAGCGGTGGAGATCGTCACCAAAGCCGGGGCTGTGTTAAAGCTTCCCCTGACCCTATCCATCCAAACCCTGTTCCGATGCCCCACCCTGAGGGAATTTGCCCTGGAAATAGCTAAGCTGGGCAGCGGCTATGAAGAGGAAATCATCTGA
- a CDS encoding (2,3-dihydroxybenzoyl)adenylate synthase gives MTGNLKESLESFYAAKVWEDITLGKALSAWSETYGDNIALTEADRQVTYRELETAARRMAAGWQRRGFGRGDKIVLQLPNSIEFVVSAFALFKLGVIPVMALPAQRKTEIKGIIEKSGAKGYVIKEKYLGFDYKSLAREIRREIETDLAVIVIGRSDEFIAYEDLGEGPELRDEPEIGSGEVGLFLLSGGTTGIPKLIPRRHADYLYVAQKTAERCRLDQESVYLAALPVAHNFPLGCPGLLGTLSVGGRVVICAVASPDEIIPLIEEEGVTITGLVPALAHMCIEFLELDGECDISSLKVIQVGGAVLDSYLAARIEKAFACTLQQIFGIAEGLICCTDLADREEIRYHTQGKPISAYDEILIVDEKGQEVPEGEYGELTVRGPYTIYGYYNLEEVNQSCLSDQGYFKTGDKARWQDGNLQVAGRLKEMINRAGEKITPSELEELLLRHEDIEDVQVVGVEDQELGERICVFIMAQNKGLTLNALRNYLVGQQVASYKLPDQLVYLEAWPLTNVGKIDRNQLRVLGTQRGNQEVFHGR, from the coding sequence ATGACTGGAAATCTGAAGGAGAGTCTGGAAAGCTTCTATGCTGCCAAGGTGTGGGAAGATATCACCCTGGGCAAAGCGCTGTCGGCTTGGAGTGAAACATATGGGGACAACATCGCCTTAACCGAAGCGGACAGACAAGTAACCTATCGGGAGCTGGAAACGGCAGCCAGGAGAATGGCGGCCGGTTGGCAAAGGCGGGGATTTGGCAGGGGGGATAAGATCGTCCTGCAGCTTCCCAACTCCATTGAGTTTGTCGTCAGCGCTTTTGCCCTGTTCAAATTAGGAGTTATTCCCGTCATGGCTCTGCCTGCCCAAAGAAAAACAGAAATCAAAGGGATTATCGAAAAATCCGGGGCCAAGGGCTATGTGATCAAGGAAAAATACTTGGGGTTTGACTATAAAAGCCTGGCCAGGGAAATCCGCCGGGAAATCGAAACCGATCTGGCGGTGATCGTCATCGGCAGAAGCGACGAATTTATAGCTTATGAGGATTTAGGGGAAGGCCCGGAATTAAGAGATGAACCGGAGATAGGCTCCGGGGAGGTGGGTTTGTTTTTATTATCGGGAGGAACAACGGGAATCCCCAAGCTGATCCCCCGAAGGCATGCCGATTATTTATATGTGGCGCAAAAGACTGCGGAGCGCTGCCGCCTGGATCAGGAGTCCGTCTATTTGGCGGCCCTGCCTGTGGCCCACAATTTCCCCCTGGGTTGTCCGGGTTTGCTGGGTACCTTGAGTGTGGGCGGCAGAGTCGTGATTTGTGCGGTGGCCAGCCCGGATGAAATCATCCCCCTGATTGAAGAGGAAGGGGTGACCATAACGGGCCTGGTGCCGGCCCTGGCCCATATGTGTATTGAGTTTTTGGAGCTGGATGGGGAGTGCGATATATCCTCCCTTAAAGTCATCCAGGTGGGGGGAGCGGTCCTGGATTCCTATTTAGCCGCCAGGATCGAAAAGGCTTTTGCTTGCACCTTGCAGCAAATATTCGGAATCGCCGAAGGCTTGATTTGTTGTACGGATTTGGCAGACAGGGAGGAGATCAGGTATCACACCCAAGGGAAACCCATCTCGGCATACGATGAAATACTGATTGTGGATGAAAAAGGCCAGGAGGTCCCGGAGGGAGAGTATGGTGAGCTGACGGTCAGGGGCCCCTATACCATCTATGGCTACTATAATCTTGAAGAAGTCAACCAAAGCTGCCTGTCGGATCAGGGCTATTTTAAAACCGGAGACAAAGCGCGCTGGCAGGATGGCAATCTCCAGGTGGCAGGAAGGCTGAAAGAGATGATCAACCGGGCCGGAGAGAAAATCACCCCGTCGGAGCTGGAAGAGCTGCTGCTGAGACATGAAGACATAGAGGATGTTCAGGTGGTGGGGGTTGAGGATCAAGAGCTGGGGGAGAGGATTTGCGTATTTATAATGGCTCAGAATAAGGGGTTGACCTTGAATGCTCTGCGCAATTATTTAGTGGGGCAGCAGGTGGCTTCATACAAACTGCCGGATCAGCTGGTTTATTTGGAGGCCTGGCCCCTCACCAATGTAGGGAAAATCGACAGAAACCAATTAAGAGTCTTGGGAACACAGAGAGGTAATCAGGAGGTTTTTCATGGAAGATAA
- a CDS encoding 4'-phosphopantetheinyl transferase family protein, with the protein MNTDGERLKLYHITSNEKVAIPEVKDLLNKGIPQIFLVNTNRGECRIESFRYLTREEEGLLGSYRQESDQNNYRVTHSIVNYIYANVLHCGIEELLFGRGKYQKPFISNDLNYHYNIAHSKNFALVGIHGRELGVDIESIDEGLDYKAIARDLFAQEDREYIQREPGNFFRLWVAKEAYLKLRGTGFYSDLKELAVKGEEEGKIILLDKTSGSCHPVFMTEHLSCSIGFSCL; encoded by the coding sequence ATGAACACAGATGGCGAGAGGCTTAAGCTATATCACATCACCAGCAATGAGAAAGTGGCCATTCCTGAGGTAAAAGACTTGTTAAACAAGGGGATACCCCAGATCTTTCTCGTTAATACAAACAGGGGGGAGTGCAGAATAGAAAGTTTCCGGTATTTAACCAGGGAAGAGGAGGGGCTGCTTGGCTCCTACAGGCAAGAGTCTGATCAAAACAATTACCGGGTAACCCATAGTATCGTCAACTATATCTATGCCAATGTATTGCATTGCGGGATTGAGGAGCTTCTTTTCGGACGGGGAAAGTACCAAAAGCCCTTTATAAGCAATGATTTGAATTATCACTATAACATAGCCCACTCGAAAAACTTTGCCCTGGTGGGGATCCATGGCCGGGAGCTGGGGGTGGATATCGAGTCTATTGACGAAGGGCTGGACTATAAAGCCATTGCCCGGGACCTGTTCGCCCAGGAAGATCGGGAATACATACAGAGGGAGCCCGGGAATTTTTTCAGGCTTTGGGTGGCCAAGGAAGCTTATCTGAAACTCAGGGGAACAGGGTTTTACAGTGATCTGAAAGAGCTTGCCGTCAAAGGGGAAGAAGAGGGGAAGATCATCCTGCTGGACAAAACCAGCGGGTCCTGTCACCCGGTCTTTATGACGGAGCACCTGTCCTGCAGCATAGGATTCAGTTGTCTATAA
- a CDS encoding thioesterase II family protein: MMSNPYFVRTFKGTAQNRLFLFPYAGGGASAFNPWQKHFTDTEILPAHYPGRETRIKERPLESLTLLVEELWAGMEPLLRDGTPYYLFGHSPGTKVAYELALLIQQSNVPCQSKGMIIAAGKAPCLKETHPIHQLDDAHFIREIGRFSATPAAILASPELMSLFLPALRADFRLDETYHRREIEKVKCPILTLMGDQDPELTLDELLMWRNYTQGDFAVQTVAGAHMFILSNKEAVIKILQDYMGP; this comes from the coding sequence ATGATGAGCAATCCCTATTTTGTAAGGACGTTCAAGGGAACAGCCCAAAACAGACTTTTTTTGTTTCCCTATGCAGGGGGCGGAGCCTCGGCTTTCAATCCATGGCAAAAGCATTTTACAGACACAGAGATTCTCCCGGCCCACTATCCGGGCCGGGAGACCAGAATCAAGGAAAGGCCGCTGGAAAGCCTGACCCTTCTGGTTGAGGAATTGTGGGCCGGGATGGAGCCGCTGCTTAGGGATGGGACTCCCTATTACTTATTTGGACACAGTCCCGGTACGAAAGTGGCTTATGAACTGGCCCTGCTGATCCAGCAAAGCAATGTTCCCTGCCAGTCCAAGGGAATGATTATCGCCGCCGGAAAAGCCCCCTGCCTGAAGGAAACCCATCCCATTCATCAGTTGGATGATGCTCATTTTATCCGGGAAATCGGCAGGTTTTCAGCCACACCTGCTGCTATCCTGGCCTCCCCGGAATTGATGAGCCTTTTCTTGCCGGCACTCAGGGCGGATTTCCGCTTGGACGAAACCTATCACCGCCGGGAGATAGAAAAGGTTAAGTGCCCTATCCTGACTCTCATGGGGGATCAGGATCCGGAGCTTACCCTTGATGAACTGCTGATGTGGAGAAATTATACCCAGGGTGACTTTGCTGTTCAGACCGTCGCCGGAGCACATATGTTTATTCTCAGCAATAAAGAGGCTGTGATCAAGATACTTCAGGACTATATGGGCCCATGA
- a CDS encoding ABC transporter ATP-binding protein, with the protein MLKGMFALSDQGAKDLNKGIAATTLSNIVLILPVSLLILVVMELLNGMGGETAGLQRTVSLMPLYGVLTVVLFVMVFATQWLQYNKTYTVAYQESANRRIVLAEKLRKLPLSFFGQKNLADLTATIMGDCTALERVFANAIPQLLGTVFMFILTVLGLVILDWRLGLCIALPVPVAALVVIAARKAQQKAERANLDAKRTAYDGVQEYLETIGELKACSREKEYLEGLEQKLDQVVRCSFRNELAPGAATTAAQFILRFGLVAVLLVGGYLVAKGSLSIPMFILFLLFAGRIYDPFTSCFMMLAEVFSSLVSVGRMKQIDATPEQTGDPVCNNQGYDLEFDQVVFSYNDEPVLRGISFVAKQGEITALVGPSGSGKSTVSRLAARFWDADSGRITLGGVDITKVEPETLFRNFAIVFQDVMLFDDTVMENIRLGRREATDEEVRAAARAAQCEEFIEGLPEGYRTNIGENGSALSGGERQRISIARALLKDAPVVLLDEATASMDAESETLVQEALSVLLENKTVMVIAHRMRTVANADKIVVLDNGHIREQGTPAQLINQGGLYAHLVSLQQI; encoded by the coding sequence ATGCTGAAGGGCATGTTTGCCCTGAGCGATCAGGGAGCAAAGGATTTAAACAAAGGGATCGCCGCCACTACCCTAAGCAATATAGTCCTGATTCTTCCGGTCAGCCTGCTGATCCTGGTGGTCATGGAGCTGCTCAATGGGATGGGGGGAGAAACCGCCGGACTGCAAAGGACCGTTTCCTTGATGCCCTTGTATGGGGTGCTCACAGTGGTGCTGTTCGTGATGGTCTTTGCCACCCAATGGCTGCAGTACAACAAGACCTATACGGTGGCCTATCAGGAAAGCGCCAACCGGAGAATTGTGCTGGCGGAAAAGCTCCGCAAGCTGCCCTTATCTTTCTTTGGGCAGAAGAATCTGGCCGATTTGACGGCGACCATTATGGGGGATTGCACAGCCCTGGAGCGGGTCTTCGCCAACGCGATTCCCCAGCTGTTGGGAACAGTCTTCATGTTTATTCTGACGGTCCTTGGCTTAGTTATCCTGGATTGGCGGTTGGGCCTGTGCATTGCCCTGCCTGTGCCGGTGGCCGCCCTGGTGGTCATCGCCGCCCGTAAAGCTCAGCAGAAAGCGGAAAGGGCCAATCTGGATGCCAAGCGCACTGCTTATGACGGGGTCCAGGAGTACCTGGAGACGATTGGGGAGCTCAAAGCCTGCTCCCGGGAAAAGGAGTATCTGGAGGGGCTGGAACAAAAGCTGGATCAGGTGGTGCGCTGCTCCTTCCGCAATGAGCTGGCCCCTGGCGCGGCCACCACAGCAGCCCAGTTTATTCTGCGGTTCGGCTTGGTCGCTGTGCTGCTGGTGGGGGGCTACCTGGTTGCCAAGGGTTCCCTTTCCATTCCCATGTTCATTCTCTTCCTGTTGTTTGCCGGCCGGATTTATGATCCTTTCACCAGTTGCTTTATGATGTTGGCGGAAGTCTTTTCGTCACTGGTCAGTGTGGGGAGAATGAAGCAGATCGATGCCACACCGGAGCAAACCGGGGACCCCGTTTGCAACAACCAGGGATATGATCTAGAGTTCGACCAGGTGGTATTCTCTTATAACGATGAGCCCGTATTGAGAGGGATTTCCTTTGTGGCCAAACAGGGAGAGATCACAGCCCTGGTGGGCCCTTCGGGCAGCGGGAAATCCACCGTTTCCAGACTGGCCGCACGTTTCTGGGATGCGGATTCAGGCAGGATTACCCTGGGCGGAGTCGATATAACCAAGGTTGAGCCGGAAACTCTGTTCAGGAATTTCGCCATTGTGTTTCAGGATGTGATGCTGTTTGATGATACGGTCATGGAGAACATCAGGCTGGGCCGCCGGGAGGCTACGGATGAGGAAGTCAGGGCAGCCGCCCGGGCTGCTCAGTGTGAAGAATTCATCGAGGGCCTGCCGGAAGGCTACCGGACAAACATCGGCGAAAACGGCAGTGCCTTGTCGGGCGGGGAGCGGCAGCGTATTTCCATTGCCCGGGCGTTGTTGAAGGATGCGCCGGTTGTCTTGCTGGATGAGGCGACGGCTTCCATGGACGCTGAAAGTGAAACCCTGGTCCAGGAGGCCTTGTCGGTCTTGTTGGAAAATAAAACCGTGATGGTCATTGCTCATCGGATGAGAACCGTCGCCAATGCCGATAAGATTGTGGTTCTGGACAACGGCCATATCCGTGAACAGGGTACTCCGGCCCAATTGATAAATCAAGGCGGACTTTATGCCCATTTGGTATCTCTTCAGCAAATTTAG
- a CDS encoding ABC transporter ATP-binding protein, translating to MNQQSSGIKRLLEFTGQSRGLLTLSRILSGISALFILGPFLCVYFAAKDLVNVFAGGSLDPESLVRWGVLALILELIGLALYFAALLCSHVVAFRTEKNLKMAVLTHLAKMPLGYFDRNPSGKLRKIIDDNSFQTQTFIAHQLPDLVGAQVTMAASLVLMLLFDWRVGLPLLLLFGVGFFLQGSLNGKESMKFMQSYQDALETMNHEAVEYIRGISVVKVFGQTVHSFSKFNAAIQSYRDDALAFTMSCKKGMVAFNSIVNSSFLVLVPAALLIGLVSPDLPGFMQSFLFYLIFSPACAVMLNKIMYMTSYKMQAEESMRRIDGILSAEPQREAARPQTAGGHEISFADVTFRYEGTDHPAVSHLSFIAKPGTTTALVGHSGSGKSTTASLIPRFYDVQEGVIKIGGVDIREMASEDLMRKVAFVFQNPRLFKDTLLANIRAARPEATREEALQAAHLAQCDDILAKLPQGIDTVVGSRGVYLSGGETQRIAIARAILKDAPIVLLDEATAYADPESEQQIQQAFKGLTKGKTVVMIAHRLSTVRDAGQIVVMKQGGIVEKGTHDGLVAQGGEYARMWDNYQKSTQWHIGGEVRSC from the coding sequence ATGAATCAGCAATCAAGCGGGATAAAACGGCTTCTTGAATTTACCGGCCAAAGCCGGGGCCTGCTCACCCTATCCCGTATCTTATCCGGGATCAGCGCGCTGTTTATCCTGGGACCGTTTCTGTGTGTTTACTTTGCCGCTAAAGATTTGGTGAATGTCTTTGCGGGGGGCTCCCTGGACCCAGAGAGCCTTGTCCGGTGGGGAGTTCTGGCCCTTATCCTGGAGTTAATCGGGCTGGCCCTCTATTTTGCGGCCCTGCTTTGTTCCCATGTGGTGGCTTTCCGCACGGAAAAGAATTTAAAGATGGCCGTCCTCACCCATCTGGCCAAAATGCCCCTGGGCTATTTTGATCGGAATCCCAGCGGCAAGCTGCGTAAAATCATTGATGATAACAGCTTTCAGACCCAAACCTTTATTGCCCACCAGCTCCCGGATTTAGTGGGAGCTCAGGTGACGATGGCCGCCAGTCTCGTCCTCATGCTGCTCTTTGACTGGCGGGTGGGTCTGCCGCTGCTGCTGCTGTTTGGGGTGGGCTTTTTTCTGCAAGGTTCCCTGAACGGCAAAGAGAGCATGAAGTTTATGCAAAGCTATCAGGACGCTCTGGAGACCATGAATCATGAGGCTGTAGAGTATATAAGAGGGATCTCGGTGGTCAAGGTGTTCGGGCAGACGGTGCATTCCTTCAGCAAATTCAATGCCGCTATCCAATCCTATCGGGATGACGCCCTGGCCTTTACCATGTCCTGTAAAAAAGGGATGGTGGCCTTTAACTCCATCGTCAATTCCAGCTTTCTGGTGCTGGTGCCGGCGGCCTTGCTCATCGGGCTGGTTTCTCCCGATTTGCCGGGCTTTATGCAGAGCTTTCTGTTTTACCTGATCTTTTCGCCGGCCTGTGCCGTCATGCTCAACAAAATCATGTATATGACCAGCTACAAAATGCAGGCCGAGGAATCCATGCGCAGAATTGATGGGATTCTGAGCGCCGAGCCCCAAAGGGAAGCGGCCCGGCCCCAGACGGCCGGCGGCCATGAGATCTCCTTCGCAGACGTCACCTTCAGGTATGAGGGGACGGACCATCCGGCGGTGTCCCACCTCAGCTTTATCGCCAAGCCGGGGACCACTACGGCCCTGGTGGGGCATTCCGGTTCCGGGAAAAGCACCACGGCCAGCCTGATTCCCCGTTTTTACGATGTTCAGGAGGGTGTGATTAAGATCGGCGGGGTGGACATCAGAGAGATGGCCTCTGAGGATTTGATGAGAAAGGTGGCTTTTGTCTTTCAAAACCCCAGGCTGTTCAAGGATACCCTGCTGGCCAATATTCGCGCCGCCCGGCCGGAGGCCACCAGGGAAGAAGCTTTGCAGGCGGCCCATCTGGCCCAATGCGATGATATTTTAGCCAAGCTGCCCCAAGGGATCGATACGGTGGTGGGCAGTAGGGGGGTTTATCTTTCCGGCGGTGAGACCCAGCGGATTGCCATCGCCAGGGCGATTCTGAAGGACGCTCCCATCGTCCTGCTGGATGAGGCCACCGCCTATGCCGATCCGGAGAGTGAGCAGCAGATTCAGCAGGCCTTTAAGGGGCTTACCAAGGGCAAAACCGTGGTCATGATTGCCCACCGCCTGTCCACGGTGCGGGATGCCGGGCAGATTGTGGTGATGAAGCAGGGCGGGATTGTGGAAAAGGGGACCCATGACGGGCTGGTGGCTCAGGGAGGGGAATATGCCCGGATGTGGGATAACTATCAAAAATCCACCCAATGGCATATTGGAGGGGAGGTAAGGTCATGCTGA